In the genome of Argonema galeatum A003/A1, one region contains:
- a CDS encoding YidH family protein, with amino-acid sequence MKNTELKGRENPSRARDHLANERTYLAWMRTSIALMGFGVVIVRLRAFHPPLVPHPGNGWKLGLLFSIIGLVTVLISTLYYFVVRYAIDDGNYEPSTRRVLFFSLAITLLGAGVIYFLFAAPLSPLSSVVPE; translated from the coding sequence TTGAAGAATACAGAGCTAAAAGGACGTGAGAATCCATCGCGGGCGCGGGATCACTTGGCAAACGAGCGCACCTATCTGGCATGGATGCGTACTTCGATCGCGCTCATGGGTTTTGGCGTCGTCATCGTGCGGCTTCGAGCTTTCCACCCTCCCCTTGTCCCTCATCCGGGTAATGGCTGGAAGTTGGGTTTGCTGTTCTCCATTATTGGCCTAGTCACGGTTTTAATCTCAACACTGTATTATTTCGTCGTCCGTTATGCGATCGATGATGGCAACTACGAACCTTCAACCCGTCGCGTACTCTTCTTTAGCCTTGCCATTACGCTGTTGGGAGCCGGAGTCATTTATTTTCTTTTCGCAGCTCCCCTCAGCCCATTAAGTTCAGTTGTACCTGAGTAA
- a CDS encoding Crp/Fnr family transcriptional regulator yields the protein MTPFTPTTNGAYVITRRKFARGSLLVLNQDYLWQIESGVVRTMTWREDGTCITFGLWGPGDLVGRAISKADPYQIECLSDLEATLLPASRWYQATDAMLLHMQRLGEFLEIVHSKPIETSLLLLISWLGKRFGREVEQGQIIDLRLTHQQMAEIVGSSRVTVTRILNNFEKQGIIERVHRKLVVVQEPSLWHYEI from the coding sequence ATGACCCCCTTTACTCCCACAACAAATGGTGCTTATGTGATTACGCGACGTAAATTTGCACGAGGTTCGCTACTTGTTTTAAATCAAGATTACCTATGGCAAATTGAATCTGGGGTTGTTCGCACCATGACATGGCGGGAAGATGGAACCTGTATCACTTTTGGGTTGTGGGGGCCAGGAGATCTTGTTGGTAGAGCTATATCAAAAGCCGATCCCTATCAAATTGAATGCTTAAGCGATCTAGAGGCAACATTATTGCCTGCGAGTAGGTGGTATCAAGCCACTGATGCTATGCTCCTGCATATGCAGCGATTAGGAGAATTTTTGGAAATTGTACATAGCAAACCTATTGAAACCTCACTTCTACTGCTGATAAGTTGGCTGGGCAAAAGATTTGGGCGGGAGGTTGAGCAAGGACAAATCATCGATCTGCGCTTAACCCATCAGCAAATGGCTGAAATTGTGGGATCGAGTAGAGTTACTGTCACCCGAATTCTCAATAATTTTGAAAAGCAGGGAATTATTGAGCGCGTTCATCGCAAATTGGTTGTGGTGCAAGAGCCGTCCCTCTGGCATTATGAAATTTAG
- a CDS encoding acireductone dioxygenase has product MARLQLEDSTIYTNIGDIAEELAPLNIEIRRLPLKKPHTTELLAQDILTLSQKEQILAAADDYFEEFKHTAGYQWRELTVLHPGSPYLYALITQFDRCHTHADDEALYILAGECIFGFVLPDGSQMELIVEAQEYINVPSGLEHWFRPTGSLHLKAVRYFTTVGGWMPQYTDTEIYFRKAMARKYPGKCS; this is encoded by the coding sequence ATGGCCAGACTGCAACTTGAAGACAGTACCATTTACACAAATATCGGCGATATCGCAGAGGAACTTGCACCCCTGAATATCGAGATCAGACGCTTGCCCTTAAAGAAGCCCCATACTACTGAGTTACTAGCGCAGGACATTCTTACCCTGAGTCAAAAGGAGCAAATATTAGCTGCTGCTGACGACTACTTTGAGGAATTCAAGCATACTGCTGGCTATCAATGGCGCGAATTGACGGTGTTGCACCCTGGTTCGCCCTATCTCTACGCACTAATAACCCAATTCGATCGCTGCCACACCCATGCAGACGACGAAGCCCTCTACATACTCGCCGGAGAGTGCATCTTCGGTTTCGTACTACCTGATGGCAGCCAAATGGAATTAATAGTCGAAGCCCAAGAGTATATCAACGTTCCATCTGGCCTTGAACATTGGTTCCGTCCCACAGGGTCACTTCATCTCAAAGCAGTGCGCTACTTCACCACCGTAGGCGGCTGGATGCCTCAATACACCGACACTGAAATTTATTTCCGCAAAGCTATGGCTAGGAAATATCCCGGCAAGTGTTCTTGA
- a CDS encoding sulfate/molybdate ABC transporter ATP-binding protein, giving the protein MSILIENVSKRFGSFQAVESVNLEIKSGTLVALLGPSGSGKSTLLRLIAGLEAPDSGRIWIGDREVTAESVQSRGIGFVFQHYALFKHMTVRQNIGFGLELRKARANYLRERVDELLDLVQLRGLADRYPSQLSGGQRQRVALARTLAVDPQVLLLDEPFGALDAKVRKELRASLRHLHERVNVTTVFVTHDQEEAMELADEIVVFNKGRVEQVGTPPDVYDRPATPFVMSFFGPVNVLPNSTGIFGLNHLESTNSHVFLRPHDITILINPEETAAQAKIDRIVHLGWEVIVELSLRDGQLVTANLTRELFNQLQLEPEQEVYVKPKRAKTFPLYAYS; this is encoded by the coding sequence ATGAGCATTCTGATAGAGAACGTATCGAAAAGATTTGGCTCGTTTCAGGCAGTTGAGTCGGTCAATTTGGAGATTAAAAGTGGCACGCTGGTGGCATTGTTGGGGCCTTCTGGATCGGGGAAATCCACGTTACTGCGGCTAATTGCGGGCCTCGAAGCCCCAGATAGTGGCAGAATCTGGATTGGCGATCGCGAAGTGACCGCCGAAAGCGTGCAATCGCGGGGTATTGGCTTTGTGTTTCAGCACTATGCCCTGTTCAAGCACATGACTGTCCGCCAGAACATTGGTTTTGGTCTGGAGTTACGCAAAGCACGCGCAAATTATCTCCGAGAACGGGTAGACGAACTTTTAGACTTAGTGCAGTTGAGGGGTTTGGCCGATCGCTATCCATCTCAGCTTTCTGGCGGACAGCGACAACGGGTCGCCTTGGCGAGAACCTTGGCGGTAGATCCCCAGGTACTTCTGTTGGATGAGCCTTTTGGGGCTTTGGATGCCAAAGTTCGCAAAGAACTGCGAGCTTCCCTGCGACACCTGCACGAACGAGTTAACGTCACCACCGTGTTTGTTACCCACGATCAGGAAGAAGCAATGGAACTCGCCGATGAAATTGTGGTGTTTAACAAAGGTCGGGTGGAACAGGTAGGCACTCCCCCAGATGTTTACGATCGCCCAGCAACCCCGTTTGTGATGAGTTTCTTTGGCCCTGTGAATGTGTTACCGAATAGCACTGGTATTTTTGGCCTTAATCACTTGGAATCTACAAATTCTCATGTGTTTCTGCGTCCTCACGATATCACGATTCTGATTAATCCTGAAGAAACTGCCGCCCAAGCTAAGATCGATCGCATTGTGCATCTAGGTTGGGAAGTTATTGTTGAGTTGAGTCTGAGGGATGGTCAGCTAGTGACGGCAAATCTCACCAGAGAGCTTTTTAACCAGTTGCAGCTGGAACCAGAACAGGAAGTTTATGTCAAACCTAAACGGGCAAAGACTTTTCCTCTTTACGCATATTCCTGA
- a CDS encoding Nramp family divalent metal transporter: MPPSDRRPSLPEVHRSIPVPNVKSFWRKMLAYAGPGYLVSVGYMDPGNWATDIAGGAKFGYALLTVILLSNLMAILLQSLCVRLGVATGRDLAQACRDYFSPQVNFVLWVLCEIAIAACDLAELLGSAIALQLLFGIPLVWGVCITALDVLVLLFLQGKGFRYVEALVITLVATVGVCFTAEIIFSRPDAGGIVLGYVPKLEILQNPEMLYIAIGILGATVMPHNLYLHSSIVQTRDWEPTTEKRKEAIKFGIIDSTVALSLALFINSAILIVSAATFHFSGNQDVAEIQDAYKLLSPLLGVSAASAIFGIALLASGQSSTLTATMAGQIVMEGFLQLRLPPLLRRLATRLLAIVPALIAIIFFGEKSTSNLLVLSQVVLSLQLSFAVIPLVMFTSNRRLMGEFVNPLWLKSLACLVATVIVGLNAWLLLQTFLGWLSPSL; encoded by the coding sequence ATGCCACCCTCCGATCGCAGACCCAGCCTTCCAGAGGTTCACCGCAGCATACCCGTACCGAACGTCAAAAGCTTCTGGCGCAAGATGCTGGCTTATGCAGGGCCTGGGTATTTAGTCTCAGTAGGATACATGGATCCCGGTAACTGGGCAACAGACATCGCCGGGGGCGCTAAGTTTGGCTACGCGCTATTAACGGTGATTCTGCTGTCCAACTTGATGGCGATTTTGCTGCAATCGTTGTGCGTGCGATTGGGAGTGGCGACGGGGCGAGATTTGGCCCAGGCGTGTCGGGATTATTTCAGTCCGCAGGTTAACTTTGTTTTATGGGTACTGTGTGAAATTGCGATCGCCGCTTGTGACTTGGCGGAACTACTGGGAAGTGCGATCGCTCTCCAACTCCTATTTGGAATTCCCCTCGTATGGGGAGTGTGCATTACGGCACTCGACGTGCTGGTGTTGTTATTCCTACAAGGTAAAGGCTTTCGCTATGTAGAAGCTTTGGTCATTACCTTAGTAGCAACAGTAGGAGTTTGTTTCACAGCAGAAATTATCTTCTCTCGACCAGATGCCGGAGGAATTGTGCTTGGCTATGTGCCAAAGCTAGAGATTTTACAGAACCCAGAAATGCTTTACATTGCCATCGGCATTTTGGGCGCAACCGTAATGCCTCACAACTTATATTTGCACTCCTCAATTGTGCAAACTCGCGATTGGGAACCAACGACAGAAAAGCGGAAGGAAGCGATTAAGTTTGGTATCATTGATTCAACAGTAGCTTTGTCCTTGGCACTGTTTATCAATTCAGCAATTTTAATTGTATCAGCCGCCACGTTTCATTTTTCGGGTAATCAGGATGTGGCAGAAATTCAAGATGCCTACAAATTACTTTCACCATTGTTGGGAGTAAGTGCAGCTAGTGCCATCTTTGGTATAGCACTTTTAGCTTCAGGACAAAGTTCGACGCTGACTGCAACTATGGCTGGACAGATTGTCATGGAAGGCTTTTTGCAGCTTCGTCTTCCGCCCTTGTTACGCCGTTTAGCAACCAGATTGCTGGCGATCGTTCCGGCTTTGATTGCGATTATTTTTTTTGGGGAAAAGAGTACAAGTAACTTATTGGTTTTGAGTCAAGTAGTATTAAGCTTACAGTTATCGTTTGCAGTGATTCCACTGGTGATGTTTACCAGTAATCGCCGCTTAATGGGTGAGTTTGTGAATCCCTTGTGGCTAAAATCTTTAGCTTGCTTAGTTGCTACTGTCATCGTCGGCTTAAATGCTTGGCTGCTATTGCAAACCTTTTTAGGCTGGTTGTCTCCCAGTTTGTGA
- a CDS encoding sulfite exporter TauE/SafE family protein: MALILPWYAIALGLGGLIAGCLAGLLGIGGGILLVPLMVSLGLAPIQGVATSSFAMLFISISGSWQNWRMGNLNFQKVAILGLPSLVTAQLGVYLLKHIPGYLLMSAFGCLLVANIFVIKLQGSLSQREDTRTDRKETWLLNLGRIFTGSAAGLLAGLFGIGGGIIMVPLQILLLGEPMNIAAPTSLGVVVLSASSAFTGHALKGNVLYPVGILLGIAGAIGVQIGTRLLPKIPAIVPRLAFRTILTILPIYIFWQTRISSLKQPIAEKLKADRKNPEPLVVIYTITHQKQFGTVSLKPNGYRLSSTLYKAA; encoded by the coding sequence ATGGCGTTAATACTCCCCTGGTATGCGATCGCTCTAGGTCTTGGCGGCTTGATTGCTGGATGCTTAGCAGGGCTTTTGGGCATTGGTGGCGGGATTTTGCTAGTCCCTCTGATGGTGAGTCTGGGTTTGGCACCCATCCAAGGTGTAGCGACCAGTAGCTTCGCCATGCTGTTCATATCCATCTCCGGTAGCTGGCAAAACTGGCGGATGGGCAACTTGAACTTCCAGAAGGTAGCTATTTTGGGGCTTCCTTCGTTGGTGACTGCACAACTGGGAGTTTATTTGCTAAAACATATTCCAGGCTATTTACTAATGAGTGCCTTCGGTTGCTTATTAGTGGCGAATATTTTTGTGATTAAACTTCAGGGAAGCCTCAGTCAAAGGGAGGATACGAGGACAGATCGAAAAGAAACTTGGCTATTAAATCTGGGGCGGATTTTTACTGGTAGCGCAGCAGGTTTATTGGCTGGTTTATTTGGCATTGGTGGCGGGATTATTATGGTTCCTCTGCAAATTCTGCTGTTAGGAGAACCGATGAATATTGCTGCACCAACGAGTTTGGGAGTGGTTGTACTCTCGGCATCGTCAGCTTTCACAGGTCATGCTTTGAAAGGAAATGTTCTGTATCCAGTGGGAATTCTGTTGGGAATTGCTGGTGCGATCGGTGTGCAAATAGGGACGCGGTTGCTGCCAAAAATACCCGCTATAGTTCCAAGATTGGCTTTTCGCACTATTTTGACAATTCTACCAATTTATATTTTCTGGCAAACAAGGATTAGCAGCCTTAAACAACCGATCGCAGAAAAACTAAAGGCCGATCGCAAAAATCCTGAACCTCTAGTAGTTATTTATACAATTACACACCAAAAGCAGTTCGGTACTGTTTCATTGAAGCCAAACGGCTACCGACTTAGCTCCACTTTATACAAAGCCGCCTAA
- a CDS encoding amino acid permease — MLELNINNAYKKKVSFSCVDKRKLNHRFSSRLEPSLSPVESWGFGLSGLLLWLGTAPSMHAALGANAIFVWLPGAIAGIVLNLQVKRLGTQWPKVSGGTPNYTTRLLKHYPGLARYGALGYLLGWVSVPPMNAIILTDLIKATLTPLGISCPVTLLRIGFTILPFLVAFSGTRALGILHSCFVFPAIGLLLAFCIQGIGWLSLTTPNFGFFSNSLLEIQHHPPLNFVEWAKWFFIAVYAVYGCETASSFVADSRRPRGTLRCLEFAAWLIVPVFLGGSWVLTRLATDTGGNNAFLTLTAAAKPFWGESASFLVTFLIACGCLLSSATAVSNSPRILYQLARDGYLSPVFAVVSRRGVFGPSLTFTLLLSLVCLIWGNVDDLVMVTGTGYLSSMIAIHLGLWLRRGKVGVLWPWWSGGLFLLETVVLVVGGLAWSWKHLLIGLLLPIAILAVDAAVRRVAFPPFHSSWWIERYRSPSQGEMPDFVLVQVGVLIFLICSATAVGWAARARLDSFSTQNYTNIFVLLLLTSVFVGVAIACWTSLPQVTSISEAQEQAEHLFKIALDAILVLDEKGVIMQANPATEKLFGLDNNDLIGHPLNQILSGLTDLPSDWPDRCEQPLTNNNRDSYLVEVAISGRNNQDRQEYVVLVRDITERKQAEVKLRQALQTKEELAAKATAQAQQLEITLQDLRQTQTQLIQTEKMSSLGQLVAGIAHEINNPINFIYGNLEYAN; from the coding sequence ATGCTAGAACTGAACATAAATAATGCTTACAAAAAAAAAGTTTCATTCTCGTGCGTGGATAAAAGAAAACTAAATCATCGCTTCTCATCGCGTCTGGAGCCAAGCCTAAGTCCTGTGGAAAGCTGGGGATTTGGTCTTTCGGGTTTGCTGCTGTGGCTCGGTACTGCACCCAGTATGCACGCAGCCTTGGGAGCGAATGCTATTTTCGTATGGTTGCCGGGAGCGATCGCAGGCATCGTGCTGAACCTGCAAGTAAAGCGTTTGGGTACTCAGTGGCCGAAGGTATCGGGAGGAACACCCAACTACACAACCAGATTACTGAAACACTATCCCGGACTAGCTCGCTATGGAGCTCTTGGCTACCTTTTGGGATGGGTATCCGTACCGCCGATGAACGCCATCATCCTCACAGATTTAATCAAGGCAACCCTTACTCCCCTTGGCATTTCCTGTCCCGTAACCCTTTTGAGAATAGGATTTACCATACTTCCTTTTTTGGTAGCTTTTAGTGGCACCAGAGCCTTGGGAATTTTGCATTCGTGTTTTGTCTTTCCAGCGATCGGATTGCTGCTTGCTTTTTGCATCCAAGGAATTGGATGGTTAAGTCTAACAACGCCTAACTTTGGCTTTTTTTCTAACAGTTTGTTAGAAATTCAACATCACCCGCCGCTAAATTTTGTGGAATGGGCGAAGTGGTTTTTTATTGCGGTGTACGCTGTCTACGGCTGCGAAACCGCCTCTTCCTTTGTAGCCGATAGCCGACGCCCAAGAGGAACCTTGCGCTGTTTAGAGTTTGCTGCCTGGTTGATTGTACCAGTCTTTCTGGGTGGTTCTTGGGTACTGACGCGCTTGGCAACTGATACAGGAGGCAACAATGCGTTTTTGACTCTCACAGCAGCAGCTAAACCGTTTTGGGGTGAGTCTGCCTCATTTTTGGTGACGTTTCTGATTGCTTGCGGCTGTCTTCTCAGTTCAGCTACAGCAGTCTCGAACTCTCCCCGAATTTTATATCAGCTCGCACGAGACGGATATCTTTCACCCGTATTTGCAGTCGTTTCGCGCCGGGGTGTCTTCGGCCCAAGTTTGACATTTACCCTTTTACTCAGTCTGGTTTGTCTGATTTGGGGAAATGTAGACGATTTGGTGATGGTAACTGGGACAGGATACCTTTCATCAATGATAGCTATCCATCTCGGATTGTGGCTGCGCCGAGGTAAAGTGGGGGTACTATGGCCTTGGTGGTCGGGAGGCTTGTTTCTGCTGGAGACGGTTGTCTTGGTAGTGGGTGGCTTAGCTTGGAGCTGGAAACACCTGTTGATAGGACTGCTGTTGCCGATCGCAATTTTGGCAGTAGATGCGGCTGTACGTCGCGTCGCCTTTCCACCCTTCCATTCATCATGGTGGATAGAACGTTACCGTTCTCCTTCTCAAGGGGAGATGCCAGACTTTGTGCTGGTTCAGGTTGGAGTATTAATCTTTTTAATCTGTAGCGCTACAGCAGTAGGATGGGCAGCTAGAGCCAGGTTAGATAGTTTTTCTACCCAAAATTATACTAATATCTTTGTACTTTTGCTGCTCACAAGTGTATTTGTAGGTGTAGCGATCGCTTGCTGGACTAGCTTGCCTCAAGTAACCAGTATTAGCGAAGCGCAGGAACAAGCAGAACATCTGTTCAAAATTGCCCTTGATGCCATTCTAGTGCTGGATGAAAAAGGCGTAATTATGCAAGCCAATCCCGCCACTGAAAAGCTTTTTGGCCTAGATAACAATGATTTGATTGGGCATCCTCTCAACCAAATACTTTCGGGATTAACAGATCTGCCGTCAGATTGGCCTGACCGTTGCGAACAACCTTTAACTAACAACAATCGAGATTCATACCTGGTTGAAGTGGCAATTTCAGGCCGAAATAATCAAGATCGACAAGAATATGTGGTACTGGTGCGGGACATTACAGAACGCAAACAAGCTGAGGTTAAACTGCGCCAAGCATTACAAACTAAAGAAGAATTGGCGGCTAAGGCTACGGCACAAGCCCAACAGTTAGAAATAACTTTGCAAGATCTGCGACAAACCCAAACTCAACTAATCCAAACTGAGAAAATGTCTAGCCTGGGTCAATTGGTGGCTGGGATTGCTCATGAAATCAACAACCCTATCAATTTTATCTACGGCAACCTTGAATACGCAAATTAA
- a CDS encoding sensor histidine kinase codes for MYIVNLYKQHYPNPVPEIQADIEDKEIDFLMTDFPKLLDSMKVGADRIRDLVLSLRNFSRLDESEKKAVDIHDGIESTLMILRNRLKGNSECPAIQVIKEYGDLPKVECYAGLLNQVFMNLLNNAIDAINECNKRRSFEEIKASPGPIAIRTSMKDCRRLTIRIVDNGLGIADDLQTKLFEPFFITKPIGQGTGLGLAISYQIIVKKHGGRLHFISAPGQGAEFIIDIPV; via the coding sequence TTGTATATTGTTAATCTCTACAAACAGCACTATCCCAATCCTGTGCCTGAGATCCAAGCCGATATTGAAGACAAGGAAATTGATTTTTTAATGACAGATTTCCCTAAATTGCTCGATTCGATGAAAGTAGGGGCCGATCGCATCCGCGATCTAGTTCTGTCTTTGCGAAATTTCTCCCGTTTGGATGAATCCGAGAAAAAAGCAGTAGATATTCACGATGGCATTGAGTCAACTTTGATGATTTTGCGTAACCGACTCAAAGGTAATTCAGAATGTCCGGCTATTCAGGTAATTAAAGAATACGGCGATTTACCCAAAGTTGAGTGCTACGCCGGACTACTCAACCAGGTGTTTATGAATCTCTTGAACAATGCTATTGATGCCATAAATGAATGCAACAAACGGCGCTCCTTTGAAGAAATTAAGGCTTCCCCCGGTCCGATCGCAATTCGCACATCCATGAAAGATTGCAGACGTCTTACGATCCGCATTGTAGATAATGGTTTAGGGATCGCGGACGATCTCCAAACAAAGCTGTTCGAGCCATTTTTTATCACAAAACCCATCGGTCAAGGCACTGGTTTGGGCTTAGCAATTAGCTACCAGATTATAGTCAAAAAACACGGAGGTAGATTGCACTTTATATCAGCCCCAGGACAAGGCGCGGAATTCATTATCGATATTCCCGTATAA
- a CDS encoding glycoside hydrolase family 10 protein: MEIRGVWIPNTDSLVLTSKQRIAEAMDFLAETGFNVVFPVVWSKGFTVYPSQVMAKLFGIEIDPRYKGRDPLADITAEASRVGIAVIPWFEYGFASSYNQNGGHLLAKKPHWAARDRNGNLLKKNNFEWMNAFNPEVQDFVLSLILEVVNNYDIAGIQGDDRLPAIPSEGGYDYLTVCRYREEFNCNPPHNCKNRQWLQWRADLLTDFLARIYCEIKAIGPNLFVSMAPSIYDWGFQEYLQDTKSWLDKGLVDIIHPQLYRRDFKSYKCLVDKLVIEQFSCEQLQRLAPGILMNLGSSYRISPDYLLQAISYNRSRGIFGEVFFFYEGLRADDDALAKVLRNGPYAKAANLRTYALTKVLPPRFWGLGG, encoded by the coding sequence ATGGAAATACGCGGTGTCTGGATTCCCAACACGGATAGCTTAGTTCTCACTTCCAAACAACGCATTGCAGAGGCAATGGATTTTCTCGCAGAGACGGGATTTAACGTTGTATTTCCTGTCGTTTGGAGTAAAGGATTTACGGTTTATCCTTCTCAAGTGATGGCAAAATTATTTGGAATTGAGATTGACCCGCGTTACAAAGGGCGCGATCCTTTAGCCGATATAACTGCTGAAGCTTCGCGTGTAGGAATTGCTGTTATCCCTTGGTTTGAATATGGATTCGCCAGTTCCTACAACCAAAATGGCGGACATTTGTTAGCTAAAAAACCTCATTGGGCTGCACGCGATCGCAACGGCAATTTACTTAAAAAGAATAATTTTGAGTGGATGAATGCCTTTAATCCCGAAGTGCAAGATTTTGTGCTGAGTTTGATTCTCGAAGTAGTCAATAACTATGATATTGCTGGCATTCAAGGAGACGACAGATTGCCTGCTATTCCTTCAGAAGGTGGCTATGATTACTTAACGGTTTGTCGCTATCGCGAAGAGTTTAATTGCAATCCGCCACACAATTGCAAAAATCGCCAGTGGTTGCAGTGGCGTGCCGATTTGCTCACGGATTTTTTGGCTCGCATTTATTGCGAAATCAAAGCGATCGGGCCAAATTTATTTGTGTCTATGGCACCCAGTATTTACGATTGGGGATTCCAAGAATATCTCCAAGATACTAAATCTTGGCTAGATAAAGGATTAGTCGATATTATTCACCCACAGTTGTATCGTCGCGATTTCAAAAGTTATAAATGCCTTGTAGATAAACTCGTTATCGAGCAGTTTAGCTGCGAACAACTTCAGCGTTTAGCACCAGGTATTCTGATGAATCTCGGCTCATCTTACCGCATTAGTCCTGATTACTTATTACAGGCGATTAGCTACAATCGTTCTCGCGGTATTTTCGGCGAAGTTTTCTTCTTCTACGAAGGTTTGCGAGCTGATGATGATGCCTTAGCTAAGGTTTTGCGAAATGGGCCATATGCGAAGGCAGCGAATCTCAGGACTTACGCACTAACCAAGGTTTTGCCCCCCAGATTTTGGGGGCTAGGGGGGTGA
- a CDS encoding zinc ribbon domain-containing protein, translating to MPTYDYFCPSNNQKIEVRHSIHEKIITWGELCKLAECDAGNTPPDAPVQRLITAPCLLVPTSDNDYKSAGLTKLVKRDSGVYENVTAKDGESRIVTP from the coding sequence ATGCCCACATACGATTATTTTTGTCCTAGTAATAACCAAAAAATTGAAGTTCGCCACAGTATTCACGAGAAAATCATCACCTGGGGTGAGTTATGCAAGTTAGCTGAATGCGACGCAGGCAACACCCCTCCTGATGCCCCCGTGCAGCGGTTGATAACTGCGCCTTGCTTGTTAGTACCAACGTCCGATAACGATTACAAAAGTGCGGGGTTAACAAAGCTGGTGAAGCGAGACTCTGGGGTTTACGAAAATGTCACTGCCAAGGATGGAGAAAGCCGTATTGTTACGCCCTAG